The Diachasmimorpha longicaudata isolate KC_UGA_2023 chromosome 18, iyDiaLong2, whole genome shotgun sequence DNA segment CATTCCATCTCACAAAGAGTCTCCCCAGGACTTCAaggattaatgaaaaaaaaaaaaaatcgtgtgaaatcaatcaatcaatccgTCACTTGAGTATAAATACCGATTGTTGACGTCGGTTCCTGTGTCTCGCCAGCTCAAGACTCAGGGACCTGACGGCCAGCGCCAACTTGTGCTTCTGATGAACGTCGTTGGGCCCCAGGAGGGGCTGGGGCTCACCCTCCTGGACGGGCACCCCTGCAAACGACTCACTCAGGGCTCTCCTCAGCAGTGATCCAGCGAATTGTACTACTGCCCTGTCTCGTGCGTCCAGCTCTCGATTCTCATCACTCGCGATTGGATCGTCCAGCCACTTCGACAGTTGCTCGTAGACTTCTTCTAATTCTGAGCAAAACTCTGAAGATTGTAATCCCACattagggaatatttttttaattgaatggaATTATCAAAACTCTCTCACCAGAACTATATTCTGTACTAAAGCTGTATTTGCTGCTATTCGTGTCCTTTCGTTGGAGTCCTGGAGGCTGGGTCTGCTTGAACCTACCCAGCCACTTCTGCTCAGCCTCCAACGCCTCCTTCAGGAAGTCCTCATCCACAGTCTCATCGCGGAGGACAAAACCCCTGGATCCACCTCTCCGGagtctgaataaaaaatgaggagcAATCGTTGATGATTTATTCCCCAATTAATGTCTgccatgaattaaaaaattaaaataattcgaaatttattttcaagtcatgcaaaaaatcatgtttataattttggaaaatctcgcagtcaaaaaaaatcagtttacAATTTCTgggatttataaatataataattaatcaaacgAAACGGTCTGGATGACGTTCAGCGAGGTTTACCCTGACtctagaaaaataatcaatgaatttaatgCTGGAATACAAACTTTATGTCCTGGTCTCCAACGTGGCTTCCGGTGATGTTAATTCCAACTGCGTAACTTCCTTCTGAGGAATTATCGGAGGATCCAGTGGCAGTGCTCTCCCTATTCAGCGCCTCCTTCAGTCGTTGAGCAAATGTACCCCTTCGCTCTGGAGTATCCAATTGATTGCTGTATCGTCTCGACAATTTTTGCGATATGTGCTCATCGTCGTCGGGTAAATCCTCATCGATTGTGTCCTTAGCACTGTGGAAGCTCTCACTACTCTGACTGTTGCAGCTCCCATAGACCGACATTTGACCCAGGGACTTCCTGGTGACCGGTAACACTTCTCCACTCGAACCTAAAACGATGAATCTACTTCGATTACTAGCGCTACTTGTACTTTTTCCCAGTTTTCCGGGGCTCTGAGACCTGGTGGACCTCCCGTTGGGTCTTGGCCGCTCGTTGGGGTTCCTCTCGGGACTGGAGGTCTCGTTGGAACCTGCGAAatagtaaattaaaaatttttatttcagaaaattgCAATTCAATTTTCGATGAGTTATGGGGCTCGATAAATTGTTCAATTTGATGAAACAATTGTTTATTGGTGCCTGAAAATaggattatttattcttctgGTGATTCGGGTAAGGTTATCtctaatgataattaattgtttagataaaaattgagtttGGAATTACCCAATTTCCCATTCGTCctggcgatttttttatcttcagtCTCTACTTCGGGGGAGGCACTGCTGAAGCTCTCGCCGATGGGGGAGAGTCTCCTGGTGGCTGGACACCCATCAGCATCTGAGTCGGATTTAATGGTGTCCGTGGGACTGCCAGGTGCGTGTCTTTGACGAAAAGCTAATAGAGACTTGTTCATTTCCCGGAGAACATTGTCCTCTTCGAACTGCGAGAGAGGGAGTTTTGAGTAGTCCTCCGGGTCCATACAGCACACCGTCACCTTAAAATTtgagataattaaaattaccgATTGTCGAGTGAAATttactaatttatttttaaaattctcattaaatAAACGCTCCCCCAAGTGAATAAACATTTATGTTGTGGAGGAGTAGAACTAGGTGAgtcaattgattttcaatcTCGTTCTCCGATGATTATCTCAAAAAGTATGCGAAATTACGGATTTTTCATaaggaccttttttgtggagagaaaaacgttctacaaaaaaggttcaatgaaaatttttctatcttttttggattttgagatattgagcAAAAGGCCGAGTGCagggaatgattttttttcagtcggTGAAATTCCATTTGAACTTACAGGATTTGGATTGGATATGCTCTCGAAAATCGCTCTATTCTTGGGGTCATTGATACGGGATATGTGCCTAGCACCCTCAATAATCAGGACTTCGTTGTCTTCTAAGGCCTCCACCGAGAGTATCACAGCGAGCATCTCCGGATGCGTTGATATCTGCGGAtaaaattctttcaattttttatcgaagagATCCTCCCTCATCCGCATAATTCCATACAAGTCTCATTAGGGGGTGGGGGTTACTTAGGGGGTTCCCACATCTCACCActtcaataatgaaaaaaaaactagacaCAGATgcgattaaatattttttttaacacgaTATTGACTGAGTTGGATCGCAAAATTAATTAGCATCAGGTTCTgccgaaaaaaatgatttaccaGCCGACATTCGAGGGAGAATAAATAAGTTTAGTGTCGGGGTAACGTTGGCGGGATGCGCAGTAGAATAAACCAgtgaattcaatggaaaaaggGTTAGAAAATAACGAGg contains these protein-coding regions:
- the LOC135171028 gene encoding uncharacterized protein LOC135171028 isoform X4, with protein sequence MALVMLPCDLPWWPAVVKQLDRAAIARNSKDLLDAMRQIHDMCNISLDPDEDEQDPNLFTGLSRYIDEDLGPGEREQLFTKTIPRIVERAKALGNTKPPQGLYFSLQQQGDSVEYTYGFTSALIANAFFSTYPKRTIKTHPTLGDFNFTNFFKHLHLNSQKAKLSSILQYFEFLENESALEGRMLVSRQVMTSKQWLTIEDWLESGVPLCPLSIRHTGRMERIDVDTKVLHVCFASSRFGDGALEDAVNQESVHISTHPEMLAVILSVEALEDNEVLIIEGARHISRINDPKNRAIFESISNPNPVTVCCMDPEDYSKLPLSQFEEDNVLREMNKSLLAFRQRHAPGSPTDTIKSDSDADGCPATRRLSPIGESFSSASPEVETEDKKIARTNGKLGSNETSSPERNPNERPRPNGRSTRSQSPGKLGKSTSSASNRSRFIVLGSSGEVLPVTRKSLGQMSVYGSCNSQSSESFHSAKDTIDEDLPDDDEHISQKLSRRYSNQLDTPERRGTFAQRLKEALNRESTATGSSDNSSEGSYAVGINITGSHVGDQDIKLRRGGSRGFVLRDETVDEDFLKEALEAEQKWLGRFKQTQPPGLQRKDTNSSKYSFSTEYSSEFCSELEEVYEQLSKWLDDPIASDENRELDARDRAVVQFAGSLLRRALSESFAGVPVQEGEPQPLLGPNDVHQKHKLALAVRSLSLELARHRNRRQQSIPGDNSVQDGGLLPVASGNWGCGSRLKGDPQLKFVIQWLAASLAGVPRLIYYTCGQASLSKLDTVSRVLTDRRWSVGDLSTAMLRFAVHTLEDRVKGRNSLFEELIGVDKPSP
- the LOC135171028 gene encoding uncharacterized protein LOC135171028 isoform X3, yielding MALVMLPCDLPWWPAVVKQLDRAAIARNSKDLLDAMRQIHDMCNISLDPDEDEQDPNLFTGLSRYIDEDLGPGEREQLFTKTIPRIVERAKALGNTKPPQGLYFSLQQQGDSVEYTYGFTSALIANAFFSTYPKRTIKTHPTLGDFNFTNFFKHLHLNSQKAKLSSILQYFEFLENESALEGRMLVSRQVMTSKQWLTIEDWLESGVPLCPLSIRHTGRMERIDVDTKVLHVCFASSRFGDGALEDAVNQESVHISTHPEMLAVILSVEALEDNEVLIIEGARHISRINDPKNRAIFESISNPNPVTVCCMDPEDYSKLPLSQFEEDNVLREMNKSLLAFRQRHAPGSPTDTIKSDSDADGCPATRRLSPIGESFSSASPEVETEDKKIARTNGKLGSNETSSPERNPNERPRPNGRSTRSQSPGKLGKSTSSASNRSRFIVLGSSGEVLPVTRKSLGQMSVYGSCNSQSSESFHSAKDTIDEDLPDDDEHISQKLSRRYSNQLDTPERRGTFAQRLKEALNRESTATGSSDNSSEGSYAVGINITGSHVGDQDIKLRRGGSRGFVLRDETVDEDFLKEALEAEQKWLGRFKQTQPPGLQRKDTNSSKYSFSTEYSSEFCSELEEVYEQLSKWLDDPIASDENRELDARDRAVVQFAGSLLRRALSESFAGVPVQEGEPQPLLGPNDVHQKHKLALAVRSLSLELARHRNRRQQSTLVEEETTVYLRSSTSDDEDTCSTVKLQLREPEGAVGALAGNENSIPGDNSVQDGGLLPVASGNWGCGSRLKGDPQLKFVIQWLAASLAGVPRLIYYTCGQASLSKLDTVSRVLTDRRWSVGDLSTAMLRFAVHTLEDRVKGRNSLFEELIGVDKPSP
- the LOC135171028 gene encoding uncharacterized protein LOC135171028 isoform X1, translating into MALVMLPCDLPWWPAVVKQLDRAAIARNSKDLLDAMRQIHDMCNISLDPDEDEQDPNLFTGLSRYIDEDLGPGEREQLFTKTIPRIVERAKALGNTKPPQGLYFSLQQQGDSVEYTYGFTSALIANAFFSTYPKRTIKTHPTLGDFNFTNFFKHLHLNSQKAKLSSILQYFEFLENESALEGRMLVSRQVMTSKQWLTIEDWLESGVPLCPLSIRHTGRMERIDVDTKVLHVCFASSRFGDGALEDAVNQESVHISTHPEMLAVILSVEALEDNEVLIIEGARHISRINDPKNRAIFESISNPNPVTVCCMDPEDYSKLPLSQFEEDNVLREMNKSLLAFRQRHAPGSPTDTIKSDSDADGCPATRRLSPIGESFSSASPEVETEDKKIARTNGKLGSNETSSPERNPNERPRPNGRSTRSQSPGKLGKSTSSASNRSRFIVLGSSGEVLPVTRKSLGQMSVYGSCNSQSSESFHSAKDTIDEDLPDDDEHISQKLSRRYSNQLDTPERRGTFAQRLKEALNRESTATGSSDNSSEGSYAVGINITGSHVGDQDIKLRRGGSRGFVLRDETVDEDFLKEALEAEQKWLGRFKQTQPPGLQRKDTNSSKYSFSTEYSSEFCSELEEVYEQLSKWLDDPIASDENRELDARDRAVVQFAGSLLRRALSESFAGVPVQEGEPQPLLGPNDVHQKHKLALAVRSLSLELARHRNRRQQSVTDNDDQDEEFLDAIDQDLRRKKSLSVTFTSTVLQTLVEEETTVYLRSSTSDDEDTCSTVKLQLREPEGAVGALAGNENSIPGDNSVQDGGLLPVASGNWGCGSRLKGDPQLKFVIQWLAASLAGVPRLIYYTCGQASLSKLDTVSRVLTDRRWSVGDLSTAMLRFAVHTLEDRVKGRNSLFEELIGVDKPSP
- the LOC135171028 gene encoding uncharacterized protein LOC135171028 isoform X2, which produces MALVMLPCDLPWWPAVVKQLDRAAIARNSKDLLDAMRQIHDMCNISLDPDEDEQDPNLFTGLSRYIDEDLGPGEREQLFTKTIPRIVERAKALGNTKPPQGLYFSLQQQGDSVEYTYGFTSALIANAFFSTYPKRTIKTHPTLGDFNFTNFFKHLHLNSQKAKLSSILQYFEFLENESALEGRMLVSRQVMTSKQWLTIEDWLESGVPLCPLSIRHTGRMERIDVDTKVLHVCFASSRFGDGALEDAVNQESVHISTHPEMLAVILSVEALEDNEVLIIEGARHISRINDPKNRAIFESISNPNPVTVCCMDPEDYSKLPLSQFEEDNVLREMNKSLLAFRQRHAPGSPTDTIKSDSDADGCPATRRLSPIGESFSSASPEVETEDKKIARTNGKLGSNETSSPERNPNERPRPNGRSTRSQSPGKLGKSTSSASNRSRFIVLGSSGEVLPVTRKSLGQMSVYGSCNSQSSESFHSAKDTIDEDLPDDDEHISQKLSRRYSNQLDTPERRGTFAQRLKEALNRESTATGSSDNSSEGSYAVGINITGSHVGDQDIKLRRGGSRGFVLRDETVDEDFLKEALEAEQKWLGRFKQTQPPGLQRKDTNSSKYSFSTEYSSELEEVYEQLSKWLDDPIASDENRELDARDRAVVQFAGSLLRRALSESFAGVPVQEGEPQPLLGPNDVHQKHKLALAVRSLSLELARHRNRRQQSVTDNDDQDEEFLDAIDQDLRRKKSLSVTFTSTVLQTLVEEETTVYLRSSTSDDEDTCSTVKLQLREPEGAVGALAGNENSIPGDNSVQDGGLLPVASGNWGCGSRLKGDPQLKFVIQWLAASLAGVPRLIYYTCGQASLSKLDTVSRVLTDRRWSVGDLSTAMLRFAVHTLEDRVKGRNSLFEELIGVDKPSP